The sequence CCCGAGGTGTAGCCCAGCGGCAGCGTGATCGCAGCGAGCACGATGACCAGTTGCCAGCCCCAGAACGTGAAGCTCGCGAGCCAAGGCGCAAACAGCCCCGTGTGGCTCGTCCGTTGCACCACGTAGTAAGAGGTGGCGAACAAGGCGCAGCCGCCAAAGGCAAAAATCACCGCATTCGTATGCAGCGGTCGCAGCCGACCAAAGTGGAACCACTCCGCAAAGTTCAGCTCCGGCCATACCAGCTGGGCGGCCACGATGACCCCCACCAGCATGCCTACGATTCCCCACACTACGGTCATGACGGCGAACTGCCGTACGACTCCGTAGTCGTAAGTCGCTTGCGATTGCATGTCGGATTTTCCTTGAACGGCGGACCTGTTTTGACGCGCAGCGCTTCCCCCACTGATGGCTCAGTAGCGCTACACCTAATGGATCATAGGAGGAGTTCCCGCAATTCTCTTGATCGATATCAAGAAGGGAATATTGCGCCGCGGTATCCGTGGCGGCCGCACAACAGAAAATGCGGAAAAGGACGCGCAAGCGGGGGGTGTGGACGAAAAAAAGGGTGCGTCGCTAGACGCACCCCCAACCCCAACAGAGAGACGAAACCAAGCGTTAGCCGCTTGCACGGAGGAGATCGCTTGCGCGATCAGACCCGCTCGGTTGAGATTGAGTATCCGCCCGCCAAGCCTTGCCCGCATTGACTCACGTCAATCGCGGCGCCCTTCCCCGCCGGGGCCATTTCCGGGAGGCGACTCCGCAGCTTCTTCGGGTGCGCGGTCGTCGTCCATCAAGACCCGGTAGGCCGGACCCTCAAGGTCGTCGAACTGGCCGCTGCGCACGAACCACCACAAGGCGATCCCGATCAGGAAGACCAGCACCACCGAGAGTGGAATCAGCAGATAGAGGATTTCCATTCAGCGCGCCTTGGCCGGAATCGGGACTGCCTTGCCCGGCGCCTCTGCCCGCAGGAGGCGCAAGGCGTTGAGCACGACCAGGAGCGAGCTGGCCGACATCCCGATGCCGGCCATCCAGGGCGTGACCCATCCGGCCATCGCCAGGGGAATCGCCAACACGTTGTAGCCAAAGGACCAGGCCAGGTTCTGCCGCACCACCCGCATCGTCCGCCGCGCCAGTCTGCGCCCCGCGGGCAAGGGCGCGAGGCGCTCGCCCAGCAGCACCACGTCAGCATGCGTGCGCGCAAGCTCGGTTCCGCCGCCGATGGCGATCGAGACCTGCGCCTGCGCCAGTACCGGCGCGTCGTTCACGCCATCGCCGAGCATTGCGACCGTGTGCCCGCGCGATTGCCACGCCCGCACGGCCTCATGTTTGTCCTGCGGCAGGAGACCGCCGCGCGCGTCCGCTATGCCGAGTTGCGCAGCGACATCGCGCACCACCTCTGGCGCATCGCCAGAGAGCATCGCGATCCGCGCACCCTCGCCCTCAAGAGTGCGCAGGCTCTCGGCTGCATCCGCGCGCAGGGCGTCTTCAAAGAAAAGGATGCCCAGGCCCTGCCCGTCGCGCGCGAGCCACACGCGGCTGCGCCCGCCGAAGTCGTCCGAGGGCAAGGGCGCGATCTCGGCGACGAAGCCAGGGTTGCCGATACGCAGACGCCCCTCGGCGCCCAGGCCTTCCACGCCGCGCCCCGTGACGGCCACGCACTCGCGCACTGCGGGTAGCCTGAGGCCTCGCGCCTCGGCCGCCTCCACCACGGCGCGCGCGATCGCGTGCTCTGCGCCGCGCTCCAGCGTCGCCGCCAGGGCGAGGACATCGTCCTGCGAGGCACCACCCAGACTCCGGATCTCGACGAGTCGCAGACGCCCTTCGGTCAGGGTCCCGGTCTTGTCGAAGGCGAAAAGGTCGGCACGCGCGAGTGCCTCGATCGCATGGCCGCGGGTAACCAGCAGACCCAGCCGCCCCATCCGCTCGGTCGCCACGGTCAGTGCCACCGGCGTCGCCAGCGAGAGTGCGCAGGGGCAGCTGACCACCAGCACCGAGGTGAAGATCCAGACCGCGCGTGCCGGATCGTGCAGGCCCCAGAAGATGGCGGTGAAGATCGCGAGCACCAGCAGCGCCACCACAAAGTGTGACGCCACCCGATCAGCCTGTTCGACGATGCGCGGCCGCTCGGCCTGCGCCCGCGCCACCAACTGGCGGACCGACGCGATGCGCGTGCCCTCGCCCACTGCGCTGGCGCGGATCACCAGCGGGCTGCCGCCATTGACGCTGCCGGCCGCGACCTCGTCGCCCACGCTGCGGGCCCGCGGCCGGCTCTCCCCGGTCAGCCAGGACTCATCCAGTTCGCTGCGACCGTCGAGGATCTCGCCGTCAGCAGGAACCGCCTCTCCGGGACGGATGCGCAGTACGTCGCCAGGCTGGAGCAGGCTCGCCGGCACCCGCTCGCCCGTTTCGTCGGGCCAATGGGGCAGGTGTTCGGCGAAGGCCGGCACGATCCTGCCCAGCTCCTCCGTTCCACGCACCGCGCGCTGGCGTGCCAGCATCTCGAGGTAGCGGCCGCAGAGCAGCAGGAAGACGAACATCGTCACCGAGTCGTAGTACACCTCGGGCCCACCCGTGAGCGTCGCCCACAGGCTCGCGAGGAAGGCCGCGCCCACGCCCAGCGCTACCGGTACGTCCATGCCCAGGTGGCGCAGGCGCACGTCGCGCCACGCGCGACGGAAGAAGGGAGCGGCCGAATAGAGCACCACCGGCAACGTGAGCGCCAGGCTGGCCCAGCGCATCAGGTATTCGACGTCGGCCGTCATCTCGCCGGGTTTGGCGATGTACACCGGATAGGCGTACATCATCACCTGCATCATGCCGAAGCCCGCGACCAGCAGGCGCCACAAAGCCGATCGTCGCTCGCTCTGGGCTACGAGCTCGGTCTTGTGCGGATCGAAGGGGTGGGCGCGATAGCCGATTGCGGCCACCGCCGCGAGGATCTTCGACAGCGCAATCTCGGCCTCGCGCCAGCGCACCCGCGCACGTCGCGTCGCGTAGTTCACCTGCACCGCGGTGACGCCCGGCAGCTTTGCCAGATGCTGCTCGTTGAGCCACACGCAGGCCGCGCAGGTGATGCCTTCGAGGATCAGATCGGCTTCGCGCTCGCCTTCGCCCACGGGCCGCACGAAGCTCTTCTGGAACTCGGGATGATCGAAGAGACCCAGTTCTTCAAGGTCAGGCGGCATCGCCTCGCGGCGCGAATCCGGCAGCGCATCGCGATGGCGGTAGTAGTCCCCCAGGCCGGCATCGGCAATCGCCTGCGCCACGGCGGCACAACCCGCGCAGCACATCCGTTGCGACACCCCACCGAGCCTGACCACATGGTGGACGCCGGCTGCAATCGGCAGACCGCAGTGGTAACACGCCTGCGCGGT is a genomic window of Niveibacterium sp. SC-1 containing:
- the ccoS gene encoding cbb3-type cytochrome oxidase assembly protein CcoS, whose amino-acid sequence is MEILYLLIPLSVVLVFLIGIALWWFVRSGQFDDLEGPAYRVLMDDDRAPEEAAESPPGNGPGGEGRRD
- a CDS encoding heavy metal translocating P-type ATPase; this encodes MSEVLAPPADTAQACYHCGLPIAAGVHHVVRLGGVSQRMCCAGCAAVAQAIADAGLGDYYRHRDALPDSRREAMPPDLEELGLFDHPEFQKSFVRPVGEGEREADLILEGITCAACVWLNEQHLAKLPGVTAVQVNYATRRARVRWREAEIALSKILAAVAAIGYRAHPFDPHKTELVAQSERRSALWRLLVAGFGMMQVMMYAYPVYIAKPGEMTADVEYLMRWASLALTLPVVLYSAAPFFRRAWRDVRLRHLGMDVPVALGVGAAFLASLWATLTGGPEVYYDSVTMFVFLLLCGRYLEMLARQRAVRGTEELGRIVPAFAEHLPHWPDETGERVPASLLQPGDVLRIRPGEAVPADGEILDGRSELDESWLTGESRPRARSVGDEVAAGSVNGGSPLVIRASAVGEGTRIASVRQLVARAQAERPRIVEQADRVASHFVVALLVLAIFTAIFWGLHDPARAVWIFTSVLVVSCPCALSLATPVALTVATERMGRLGLLVTRGHAIEALARADLFAFDKTGTLTEGRLRLVEIRSLGGASQDDVLALAATLERGAEHAIARAVVEAAEARGLRLPAVRECVAVTGRGVEGLGAEGRLRIGNPGFVAEIAPLPSDDFGGRSRVWLARDGQGLGILFFEDALRADAAESLRTLEGEGARIAMLSGDAPEVVRDVAAQLGIADARGGLLPQDKHEAVRAWQSRGHTVAMLGDGVNDAPVLAQAQVSIAIGGGTELARTHADVVLLGERLAPLPAGRRLARRTMRVVRQNLAWSFGYNVLAIPLAMAGWVTPWMAGIGMSASSLLVVLNALRLLRAEAPGKAVPIPAKAR